Proteins from a single region of Xyrauchen texanus isolate HMW12.3.18 chromosome 7, RBS_HiC_50CHRs, whole genome shotgun sequence:
- the LOC127646924 gene encoding transmembrane protein 69-like: MLACIIGRHVLGTFRGRQWSGLLQMSNKSSCLGHQTIHCSPLFTRSLYGQLPPSHVAGAAVRVQSFHWSAQRWKKRPPEESPPRELDLLRYDMGDLKKAPKPALYLGLAGLIPFVSAPVLMAVTELYLPEVAFAQVAYGASIVSFLGGARWGFALPAGSPAKPDWLNLANSVVPSLIAWVALVFSHDITQSAVLVIMGLGIALHYDLSLLPTYPSWFKAMRTILTAVAFFSLVGTLVIKQFYPEKKYFTDQ, encoded by the coding sequence GGAAGGCAGTGGAGTGGCCTTCTGCAGATGTCCAACAAGTCTAGTTGTTTAGGGCATCAGACTATTCACTGTTCACCACTGTTCACTAGAAGCTTATATGGACAGCTGCCCCCAAGCCATGTTGCAGGTGCTGCTGTAAGAGTCCAGTCTTTCCATTGGTCTGCACAGAGATGGAAGAAAAGGCCACCGGAAGAGAGTCCACCAAGAGAACTGGATTTGCTTCGTTATGACATGGGAGACCTGAAGAAAGCTCCAAAGCCAGCCCTCTATCTTGGATTAGCTGGTCTCATACCTTTTGTATCAGCTCCTGTACTTATGGCTGTTACAGAGCTGTATCTACCTGAAGTTGCATTTGCTCAAGTTGCATATGGAGCGTCTATTGTTTCCTTTCTTGGTGGGGCACGCTGGGGCTTTGCCCTGCCTGCCGGAAGTCCAGCAAAACCTGACTGGCTTAATTTAGCCAATAGCGTGGTTCCCTCTTTAATTGCTTGGGTAGCTCTCGTTTTTAGCCATGACATTACACAGTCTGCTGTGCTTGTGATAATGGGGCTTGGGATAGCATTGCATTATGACCTGTCCCTCCTGCCCACATACCCTAGCTGGTTTAAAGCAATGAGGACAATCCTCACAGCTGTAGCTTTTTTCTCCTTGGTGGGTACTCTTgttattaagcaattttatccAGAGAAGAAGTATTTCACAGACCAGTGA